The proteins below come from a single Branchiostoma floridae strain S238N-H82 chromosome 5, Bfl_VNyyK, whole genome shotgun sequence genomic window:
- the LOC118416483 gene encoding uncharacterized protein LOC118416483 isoform X2 yields MTSIASSSAPVQELPPPWRAAGSTFFWQQTSRKSAKRFRKSPDELPQSLRFANFNPRLAAFLTKQDKQKKAEADTEVGTHEETEEGGKKKESLLPAINQTLSLIQESLDRATSNLAQLEQQEQENKLAWDDPQKIQFEESKYAAPTLLVELAKVLYLFEHEETVNLHTDIVWQLCWGFKELCSDVVFTKREWQSNAYRGTSATKKHSEGTIDPTHMDESKSSTSRMDADRETSKDEEGSERRRRRRAGTRSDVISEESVDSPRDDDQDDLRSKVGFAQIKEGRVLSGGGRSRTRAERFKLPAGADRKVSLMSSRASGMFYDTRSQASDVSTALPYSSAHTPAGYMSVLNFSLANKACEEKGWIVHPNERDDPERQTMLEWARQRLLLSIKVSTEQHEKALELGHDKPLVIRYYGDTKREAMLKYKKQPPPSQKPGARVMSPPKIPRMDSPVEQGRLKLMRQLPDGSCSVFYPSGRVAISISPPTKPGQLGLYTNVYADNLQGTMLASFTPSGHGCCYHPNGVPRFVMSPEGGMLMEPDGTISKQWSWPKTGKLPVTVNVQVTELLVLRCTNLSSVALHFACQKETAKFNVGLYAGAVQPKVEEMGYLKTEGPFISQAAKESVKPKKKEKDRLRRGFIKPKSRWARVSATKKERDRKRPSGSNLGGTKDNKDLGRPDSARGSSAKVRQDSDPQATPRGSVVGVRQGSAKDRRDQDRKESVTGRDETSGKQASGSAGNLEEKRVSQQMAELTKILELPGDKDEFFSQAEKDLVRLQRKVKNLIDDWMEHYRIAMHIRSPHLATLSHRPGKQSARRTIQSARPAAKTPLTSLFHQISKDEDGDEEGEKVEERNPPTKHQSFRSPSAPPRHMIQERPLTAASSRPFSSAEALSRKGETDSRVRLDLGSAKEGEPKSQAGSAKTRQQSTSSAGSPMRAPSSLFPKSASHANLSTPERVRTPLREGCPVSLRAEILGEGILACKCSKHKVPLVMDLEFDRLLKEFLPKNQLIIIAVTSTYYTNANPCDSMLERMYIDRNKNRTMPCVQSRSDPFRIFKYDMAVAAERTDYDQPLLLRRHNAVAGMFLMYYSGKLLFCDHIFNGYGNAKKDLVKQILKTKHDAKMGNFLPADFRFCPSRGKAGPRAAWGGEIGGTGIGKSGKPGLPRDARSDRTSSISSVDSREFYVDANRWSQGTARDVVTLSLSKDYYFLREEQLRTANPSTAKLQPVPSVGAGL; encoded by the exons ATGACATCAATCGCATCATCATCAGCGCCAGTGCAGGAGTTACCCCCTCCCTGGAGAGCAGCCGGCTCCACATTCTTCTGGCAACAGACCAGTCGTAAGTCCGCCAAGCGGTTCCGCAAGTCCCCTGACGAGCTTCCTCAGTCTCTGCGGTTTGCCAACTTCAATCCTCGCCTGGCAGCTTTCTTGACGAAACAGGACAAGCAGAAGAAAGCGGAGGCGGATACTGAAGTGGGTACACACGAGGAGACGGAGGAAGGCGGCAAGAAGAAGGAAAGTTTACTACCGGCAATCAACCAAACTTTGTCTCTAATTCAAGAATCTCTAGATCGAGCTACCTCGAACTTAGCACAGTTAGAACAGCAAGAACAGGAGAATAAACTAGCCTGGGACGATCCACAGAAAATCCAGTTTGAAGAGTCGAAATACGCCGCACCTACACTACTTGTAGAGTTGGCAAAAGTTTTGTATCTATTTGAACATGAAGAAACAGTGAACCTTCACACAGATATTGTGTGGCAACTCTGTTGGGGATTCAAAGAGCTCTGTTCGGATGTGGTATTCACCAAACGTGAGTGGCAGTCAAATGCGTACAGAGGAACCTCTGCGACAAAAAAGCACTCGGAAGGTACAATAGATCCCACGCATATGGACGAATCAAAATCGTCCACCAGTCGGATGGATGCTGATCGGGAAACATCAAAAGATGAGGAGGGCTCAGAGAGAAGGAGGCGGAGAAGAGCAGGCACCAGGAGTGATGTGATATCAGAAGAAAGTGTGGACTCCCCGCGAGACGACGATCAAGATGACTTGAGATCTAAAGTGGGATTTGCCCAAATAAAAGAAGGCCGAGTGCTGTCTGGTGGTGGGAGGTCCAGAACTCGAGCGGAGAGGTTCAAGTTGCCAG CTGGTGCAGATCGGAAGGTTTCCCTGATGTCTTCCCGAGCCAGCGGAATGTTCTACGACACCAGGTCACAGGCCTCCGATGTGTCAACAG CTCTTCCATACAGCTCAGCCCACACCCCAGCTGGCTACATGTCTGTGCTCAACTTCTCTCTGGCCAACAAAGCCTGTGAGGAAAAGG GCTGGATTGTCCACCCCAACGAGCGAGATGACCCAGAGAGACAGACCATGTTGGAATGGGCAAGACAGAGACTGCTCCTGTCCATCAAAGTATC TACTGAACAACATGAAAAGGCGCTTGAGTTGGGTCACGACAAGCCACTCGTCATCCGTTACTATGGCGACACCAAACGAGAAGCCATGCTGAAGTATAAGAAGCAGCCGCCGCCCAGTCAGAAGCCGGGAGCCAGGGTGATGTCACCACCCAAGATCCCGCGGATGGACAGCCCAGTGGAGCAGGGCAGGCTGAAGCTCATGAGACAGCTGCCGGACGGGTCCTGCTCTGTCTT CTACCCATCAGGTCGTGTAGCGATCTCGATCAGCCCTCCCACCAAACCCGGCCAGCTGGGCCTGTACACCAATGTGTATGCAGATAACCTGCAGGGCACCATGCTGGCCTCATTCACACCCTCGGGTCACGGCTGCTGCTACCATCCAAACGGTGTCCCGCGCTTCGTCATGAGTCCCGAGGGAGGCATGCTCATGGAGCCAGACGGAACCATCTCCAAACAGTGGTCCTGGCCAAAGACGGGGAAACTCCCCGTGACAGTGAATGTGCAG GTCACAGAGCTGCTTGTGCTCCGCTGTACAAACCTGTCCTCCGTTGCCCTGCACTTTGCCTGTCAGAAGGAGACAGCCAAGTTCAATGTTGGGCTGTATGCTGGGGCTGTGCAGCCAAAAGTGGAAGAAATG GGTTATCTGAAAACAGAAGGACCATTCATTTCCCAAGCAGCCAAAGAGTCAGTCAAAcccaagaagaaagaaaaggacagACTGAGAAGAGGATTTATCAAACCAAAG TCAAGATGGGCTAGGGTATCAGCTACTAAAAAAGAGCGAGACAGAAAGAGGCCTTCTGGTAGTAACCTTGGTGGTACTAAAGATAACAAGGACTTAGGAAGACCTGACTCAGCAAGAGGCAGCAGTGCCAAAGTCAGACAGGACAGTGATCCGCAGGCTACACCCAGAGGCAGTGTAGTAGGAGTCCGGCAGGGGTCAGCTAAGGACAGGAGGGATCAGGATAGGAAAGAGTCAGTCACAGGCAGAGATGAAACATCTGGTAAACAAGCTTCGGGTAGTGCAGGCAATCTGGAG GAGAAGAGAGTTTCCCAGCAGATGGCTGAGCTGACCAAGATTCTGGAGCTGCCGGGAGACAAGGACGAGTTTTTCTCCCAGGCAGAGAAGGACCTGGTCAGACTGCAGCGTAAAGTCAA GAACCTGATTGATGATTGGATGGAGCACTACCGTATCGCCATGCACATCAGGTCTCCCCACCTCGCCACGCTGTCGCACCGTCCTGGTAAACAGTCTGCCCGACGTACGATCCAGTCCGCCCGCCCCGCCGCGAAGACTCCTCTGACCTCGCTCTTCCACCAGATCTCCAAGGATGAGGATGGGGATGAGGAGGGGGAGAAGGTGGAGGAGAGGAACCCTCCCACCAAGCACCAGTCCTTCCGCTCCCCATCAGCACCACCGCGGCACATGATACAGGAGAGGCCGCTGACGGCAGCCTCGTCACGGCCCTTCAGCTCAGCAGAGGCGCTGTCAAGAAAGGGTGAAACAGACTCCAGAGTGCGTCTGGATCTGGGGAGTGCTAAAGAGGGAGAGCCCAAGTCCCAGGCTGGGTCTGCCAAGACAAGGCAGCAGTCCACTTCCAGTGCAGG GTCTCCGATGCGAGCTCCCTCAAGCCTCTTCCCAAAGAGTGCCAGCCATGCCAACCTGTCCACCCCCGAGCGTGTGCGTACCCCGCTGCGGGAGGGCTGCCCCGTCTCGCTGCGTGCTGAGATCCTGGGAGAGGGCATCCTGGCCTGCAAGTGTAGCAAGCACAAAGTTCCGCTGGTCATGGACCTGGAATTCGACCGTCTCCTCAAGGAGTTTCTTCCCAAGAACCAGCTGATAATCATCGCTGTCACCTCTACGTACTACACGAACGCTAACCCGTGTGATTCCATGTTAGAACGGATGTACATAGACCGGAACAAAAACAGGACGATGCCTTGCGTGCAGAGCCGGTCCGATCCCTTCAGAATATTCAAGTACGACATGGCGGTGGCGGCTGAGCGGACGGACTATGACCAGCCACTGCTGCTGAGGAGACACAACGCCGTGGCAGGCATGTTCCTGATGTACTACAGCGGGAAGCTGCTCTTCTGTGACCACATCTTCAACGGCTATGGTAACGCAAAGAAGGACCTCGTCAAGCAGATACTGAAGACCAAGCATGATGCCAAAATGGGAAACTTCCTGCCAGCTGACTTCCGATTTTG CCCCAGCAGAGGGAAGGCTGGTCCCCGTGCCGCCTGGGGAGGAGAGATCGGGGGGACAGGGATAGGGAAGAGTGGCAAGCCAGGACTACCCAGAGATGCCAGGTCAGACAGAACATCGTCTATCTCCAGCGTCGACTCACGGGAATTCTATGTGGATGCAAATCGCTGGAG CCAAGGCACGGCGCGAGACGTGGTCACCCTCAGCCTGTCTAAAGACTACTACTTCTTACGGGAGGAGCAGCTCCGTACAGCCAACCCCAGCACAGCCAAACTCCAACCTGTACCATCTGTAGGAGCCGGGCTGTAG
- the LOC118416483 gene encoding uncharacterized protein LOC118416483 isoform X1, giving the protein MTSIASSSAPVQELPPPWRAAGSTFFWQQTSRKSAKRFRKSPDELPQSLRFANFNPRLAAFLTKQDKQKKAEADTEVGTHEETEEGGKKKESLLPAINQTLSLIQESLDRATSNLAQLEQQEQENKLAWDDPQKIQFEESKYAAPTLLVELAKVLYLFEHEETVNLHTDIVWQLCWGFKELCSDVVFTKREWQSNAYRGTSATKKHSEGTIDPTHMDESKSSTSRMDADRETSKDEEGSERRRRRRAGTRSDVISEESVDSPRDDDQDDLRSKVGFAQIKEGRVLSGGGRSRTRAERFKLPGLPGLLTDSGADRKVSLMSSRASGMFYDTRSQASDVSTALPYSSAHTPAGYMSVLNFSLANKACEEKGWIVHPNERDDPERQTMLEWARQRLLLSIKVSTEQHEKALELGHDKPLVIRYYGDTKREAMLKYKKQPPPSQKPGARVMSPPKIPRMDSPVEQGRLKLMRQLPDGSCSVFYPSGRVAISISPPTKPGQLGLYTNVYADNLQGTMLASFTPSGHGCCYHPNGVPRFVMSPEGGMLMEPDGTISKQWSWPKTGKLPVTVNVQVTELLVLRCTNLSSVALHFACQKETAKFNVGLYAGAVQPKVEEMGYLKTEGPFISQAAKESVKPKKKEKDRLRRGFIKPKSRWARVSATKKERDRKRPSGSNLGGTKDNKDLGRPDSARGSSAKVRQDSDPQATPRGSVVGVRQGSAKDRRDQDRKESVTGRDETSGKQASGSAGNLEEKRVSQQMAELTKILELPGDKDEFFSQAEKDLVRLQRKVKNLIDDWMEHYRIAMHIRSPHLATLSHRPGKQSARRTIQSARPAAKTPLTSLFHQISKDEDGDEEGEKVEERNPPTKHQSFRSPSAPPRHMIQERPLTAASSRPFSSAEALSRKGETDSRVRLDLGSAKEGEPKSQAGSAKTRQQSTSSAGSPMRAPSSLFPKSASHANLSTPERVRTPLREGCPVSLRAEILGEGILACKCSKHKVPLVMDLEFDRLLKEFLPKNQLIIIAVTSTYYTNANPCDSMLERMYIDRNKNRTMPCVQSRSDPFRIFKYDMAVAAERTDYDQPLLLRRHNAVAGMFLMYYSGKLLFCDHIFNGYGNAKKDLVKQILKTKHDAKMGNFLPADFRFCPSRGKAGPRAAWGGEIGGTGIGKSGKPGLPRDARSDRTSSISSVDSREFYVDANRWSQGTARDVVTLSLSKDYYFLREEQLRTANPSTAKLQPVPSVGAGL; this is encoded by the exons ATGACATCAATCGCATCATCATCAGCGCCAGTGCAGGAGTTACCCCCTCCCTGGAGAGCAGCCGGCTCCACATTCTTCTGGCAACAGACCAGTCGTAAGTCCGCCAAGCGGTTCCGCAAGTCCCCTGACGAGCTTCCTCAGTCTCTGCGGTTTGCCAACTTCAATCCTCGCCTGGCAGCTTTCTTGACGAAACAGGACAAGCAGAAGAAAGCGGAGGCGGATACTGAAGTGGGTACACACGAGGAGACGGAGGAAGGCGGCAAGAAGAAGGAAAGTTTACTACCGGCAATCAACCAAACTTTGTCTCTAATTCAAGAATCTCTAGATCGAGCTACCTCGAACTTAGCACAGTTAGAACAGCAAGAACAGGAGAATAAACTAGCCTGGGACGATCCACAGAAAATCCAGTTTGAAGAGTCGAAATACGCCGCACCTACACTACTTGTAGAGTTGGCAAAAGTTTTGTATCTATTTGAACATGAAGAAACAGTGAACCTTCACACAGATATTGTGTGGCAACTCTGTTGGGGATTCAAAGAGCTCTGTTCGGATGTGGTATTCACCAAACGTGAGTGGCAGTCAAATGCGTACAGAGGAACCTCTGCGACAAAAAAGCACTCGGAAGGTACAATAGATCCCACGCATATGGACGAATCAAAATCGTCCACCAGTCGGATGGATGCTGATCGGGAAACATCAAAAGATGAGGAGGGCTCAGAGAGAAGGAGGCGGAGAAGAGCAGGCACCAGGAGTGATGTGATATCAGAAGAAAGTGTGGACTCCCCGCGAGACGACGATCAAGATGACTTGAGATCTAAAGTGGGATTTGCCCAAATAAAAGAAGGCCGAGTGCTGTCTGGTGGTGGGAGGTCCAGAACTCGAGCGGAGAGGTTCAAGTTGCCAG GTCTACCAGGGCTACTGACGGATT CTGGTGCAGATCGGAAGGTTTCCCTGATGTCTTCCCGAGCCAGCGGAATGTTCTACGACACCAGGTCACAGGCCTCCGATGTGTCAACAG CTCTTCCATACAGCTCAGCCCACACCCCAGCTGGCTACATGTCTGTGCTCAACTTCTCTCTGGCCAACAAAGCCTGTGAGGAAAAGG GCTGGATTGTCCACCCCAACGAGCGAGATGACCCAGAGAGACAGACCATGTTGGAATGGGCAAGACAGAGACTGCTCCTGTCCATCAAAGTATC TACTGAACAACATGAAAAGGCGCTTGAGTTGGGTCACGACAAGCCACTCGTCATCCGTTACTATGGCGACACCAAACGAGAAGCCATGCTGAAGTATAAGAAGCAGCCGCCGCCCAGTCAGAAGCCGGGAGCCAGGGTGATGTCACCACCCAAGATCCCGCGGATGGACAGCCCAGTGGAGCAGGGCAGGCTGAAGCTCATGAGACAGCTGCCGGACGGGTCCTGCTCTGTCTT CTACCCATCAGGTCGTGTAGCGATCTCGATCAGCCCTCCCACCAAACCCGGCCAGCTGGGCCTGTACACCAATGTGTATGCAGATAACCTGCAGGGCACCATGCTGGCCTCATTCACACCCTCGGGTCACGGCTGCTGCTACCATCCAAACGGTGTCCCGCGCTTCGTCATGAGTCCCGAGGGAGGCATGCTCATGGAGCCAGACGGAACCATCTCCAAACAGTGGTCCTGGCCAAAGACGGGGAAACTCCCCGTGACAGTGAATGTGCAG GTCACAGAGCTGCTTGTGCTCCGCTGTACAAACCTGTCCTCCGTTGCCCTGCACTTTGCCTGTCAGAAGGAGACAGCCAAGTTCAATGTTGGGCTGTATGCTGGGGCTGTGCAGCCAAAAGTGGAAGAAATG GGTTATCTGAAAACAGAAGGACCATTCATTTCCCAAGCAGCCAAAGAGTCAGTCAAAcccaagaagaaagaaaaggacagACTGAGAAGAGGATTTATCAAACCAAAG TCAAGATGGGCTAGGGTATCAGCTACTAAAAAAGAGCGAGACAGAAAGAGGCCTTCTGGTAGTAACCTTGGTGGTACTAAAGATAACAAGGACTTAGGAAGACCTGACTCAGCAAGAGGCAGCAGTGCCAAAGTCAGACAGGACAGTGATCCGCAGGCTACACCCAGAGGCAGTGTAGTAGGAGTCCGGCAGGGGTCAGCTAAGGACAGGAGGGATCAGGATAGGAAAGAGTCAGTCACAGGCAGAGATGAAACATCTGGTAAACAAGCTTCGGGTAGTGCAGGCAATCTGGAG GAGAAGAGAGTTTCCCAGCAGATGGCTGAGCTGACCAAGATTCTGGAGCTGCCGGGAGACAAGGACGAGTTTTTCTCCCAGGCAGAGAAGGACCTGGTCAGACTGCAGCGTAAAGTCAA GAACCTGATTGATGATTGGATGGAGCACTACCGTATCGCCATGCACATCAGGTCTCCCCACCTCGCCACGCTGTCGCACCGTCCTGGTAAACAGTCTGCCCGACGTACGATCCAGTCCGCCCGCCCCGCCGCGAAGACTCCTCTGACCTCGCTCTTCCACCAGATCTCCAAGGATGAGGATGGGGATGAGGAGGGGGAGAAGGTGGAGGAGAGGAACCCTCCCACCAAGCACCAGTCCTTCCGCTCCCCATCAGCACCACCGCGGCACATGATACAGGAGAGGCCGCTGACGGCAGCCTCGTCACGGCCCTTCAGCTCAGCAGAGGCGCTGTCAAGAAAGGGTGAAACAGACTCCAGAGTGCGTCTGGATCTGGGGAGTGCTAAAGAGGGAGAGCCCAAGTCCCAGGCTGGGTCTGCCAAGACAAGGCAGCAGTCCACTTCCAGTGCAGG GTCTCCGATGCGAGCTCCCTCAAGCCTCTTCCCAAAGAGTGCCAGCCATGCCAACCTGTCCACCCCCGAGCGTGTGCGTACCCCGCTGCGGGAGGGCTGCCCCGTCTCGCTGCGTGCTGAGATCCTGGGAGAGGGCATCCTGGCCTGCAAGTGTAGCAAGCACAAAGTTCCGCTGGTCATGGACCTGGAATTCGACCGTCTCCTCAAGGAGTTTCTTCCCAAGAACCAGCTGATAATCATCGCTGTCACCTCTACGTACTACACGAACGCTAACCCGTGTGATTCCATGTTAGAACGGATGTACATAGACCGGAACAAAAACAGGACGATGCCTTGCGTGCAGAGCCGGTCCGATCCCTTCAGAATATTCAAGTACGACATGGCGGTGGCGGCTGAGCGGACGGACTATGACCAGCCACTGCTGCTGAGGAGACACAACGCCGTGGCAGGCATGTTCCTGATGTACTACAGCGGGAAGCTGCTCTTCTGTGACCACATCTTCAACGGCTATGGTAACGCAAAGAAGGACCTCGTCAAGCAGATACTGAAGACCAAGCATGATGCCAAAATGGGAAACTTCCTGCCAGCTGACTTCCGATTTTG CCCCAGCAGAGGGAAGGCTGGTCCCCGTGCCGCCTGGGGAGGAGAGATCGGGGGGACAGGGATAGGGAAGAGTGGCAAGCCAGGACTACCCAGAGATGCCAGGTCAGACAGAACATCGTCTATCTCCAGCGTCGACTCACGGGAATTCTATGTGGATGCAAATCGCTGGAG CCAAGGCACGGCGCGAGACGTGGTCACCCTCAGCCTGTCTAAAGACTACTACTTCTTACGGGAGGAGCAGCTCCGTACAGCCAACCCCAGCACAGCCAAACTCCAACCTGTACCATCTGTAGGAGCCGGGCTGTAG
- the LOC118416483 gene encoding uncharacterized protein LOC118416483 isoform X3: MTSIASSSAPVQELPPPWRAAGSTFFWQQTSRKSAKRFRKSPDELPQSLRFANFNPRLAAFLTKQDKQKKAEADTEVGTHEETEEGGKKKESLLPAINQTLSLIQESLDRATSNLAQLEQQEQENKLAWDDPQKIQFEESKYAAPTLLVELAKVLYLFEHEETVNLHTDIVWQLCWGFKELCSDVVFTKREWQSNAYRGTSATKKHSEGTIDPTHMDESKSSTSRMDADRETSKDEEGSERRRRRRAGTRSDVISEESVDSPRDDDQDDLRSKVGFAQIKEGRVLSGGGRSRTRAERFKLPGLPGLLTDSGADRKVSLMSSRASGMFYDTRSQASDVSTALPYSSAHTPAGYMSVLNFSLANKACEEKGWIVHPNERDDPERQTMLEWARQRLLLSIKVSTEQHEKALELGHDKPLVIRYYGDTKREAMLKYKKQPPPSQKPGARVMSPPKIPRMDSPVEQGRLKLMRQLPDGSCSVFYPSGRVAISISPPTKPGQLGLYTNVYADNLQGTMLASFTPSGHGCCYHPNGVPRFVMSPEGGMLMEPDGTISKQWSWPKTGKLPVTVNVQVTELLVLRCTNLSSVALHFACQKETAKFNVGLYAGAVQPKVEEMGYLKTEGPFISQAAKESVKPKKKEKDRLRRGFIKPKEKRVSQQMAELTKILELPGDKDEFFSQAEKDLVRLQRKVKNLIDDWMEHYRIAMHIRSPHLATLSHRPGKQSARRTIQSARPAAKTPLTSLFHQISKDEDGDEEGEKVEERNPPTKHQSFRSPSAPPRHMIQERPLTAASSRPFSSAEALSRKGETDSRVRLDLGSAKEGEPKSQAGSAKTRQQSTSSAGSPMRAPSSLFPKSASHANLSTPERVRTPLREGCPVSLRAEILGEGILACKCSKHKVPLVMDLEFDRLLKEFLPKNQLIIIAVTSTYYTNANPCDSMLERMYIDRNKNRTMPCVQSRSDPFRIFKYDMAVAAERTDYDQPLLLRRHNAVAGMFLMYYSGKLLFCDHIFNGYGNAKKDLVKQILKTKHDAKMGNFLPADFRFCPSRGKAGPRAAWGGEIGGTGIGKSGKPGLPRDARSDRTSSISSVDSREFYVDANRWSQGTARDVVTLSLSKDYYFLREEQLRTANPSTAKLQPVPSVGAGL, encoded by the exons ATGACATCAATCGCATCATCATCAGCGCCAGTGCAGGAGTTACCCCCTCCCTGGAGAGCAGCCGGCTCCACATTCTTCTGGCAACAGACCAGTCGTAAGTCCGCCAAGCGGTTCCGCAAGTCCCCTGACGAGCTTCCTCAGTCTCTGCGGTTTGCCAACTTCAATCCTCGCCTGGCAGCTTTCTTGACGAAACAGGACAAGCAGAAGAAAGCGGAGGCGGATACTGAAGTGGGTACACACGAGGAGACGGAGGAAGGCGGCAAGAAGAAGGAAAGTTTACTACCGGCAATCAACCAAACTTTGTCTCTAATTCAAGAATCTCTAGATCGAGCTACCTCGAACTTAGCACAGTTAGAACAGCAAGAACAGGAGAATAAACTAGCCTGGGACGATCCACAGAAAATCCAGTTTGAAGAGTCGAAATACGCCGCACCTACACTACTTGTAGAGTTGGCAAAAGTTTTGTATCTATTTGAACATGAAGAAACAGTGAACCTTCACACAGATATTGTGTGGCAACTCTGTTGGGGATTCAAAGAGCTCTGTTCGGATGTGGTATTCACCAAACGTGAGTGGCAGTCAAATGCGTACAGAGGAACCTCTGCGACAAAAAAGCACTCGGAAGGTACAATAGATCCCACGCATATGGACGAATCAAAATCGTCCACCAGTCGGATGGATGCTGATCGGGAAACATCAAAAGATGAGGAGGGCTCAGAGAGAAGGAGGCGGAGAAGAGCAGGCACCAGGAGTGATGTGATATCAGAAGAAAGTGTGGACTCCCCGCGAGACGACGATCAAGATGACTTGAGATCTAAAGTGGGATTTGCCCAAATAAAAGAAGGCCGAGTGCTGTCTGGTGGTGGGAGGTCCAGAACTCGAGCGGAGAGGTTCAAGTTGCCAG GTCTACCAGGGCTACTGACGGATT CTGGTGCAGATCGGAAGGTTTCCCTGATGTCTTCCCGAGCCAGCGGAATGTTCTACGACACCAGGTCACAGGCCTCCGATGTGTCAACAG CTCTTCCATACAGCTCAGCCCACACCCCAGCTGGCTACATGTCTGTGCTCAACTTCTCTCTGGCCAACAAAGCCTGTGAGGAAAAGG GCTGGATTGTCCACCCCAACGAGCGAGATGACCCAGAGAGACAGACCATGTTGGAATGGGCAAGACAGAGACTGCTCCTGTCCATCAAAGTATC TACTGAACAACATGAAAAGGCGCTTGAGTTGGGTCACGACAAGCCACTCGTCATCCGTTACTATGGCGACACCAAACGAGAAGCCATGCTGAAGTATAAGAAGCAGCCGCCGCCCAGTCAGAAGCCGGGAGCCAGGGTGATGTCACCACCCAAGATCCCGCGGATGGACAGCCCAGTGGAGCAGGGCAGGCTGAAGCTCATGAGACAGCTGCCGGACGGGTCCTGCTCTGTCTT CTACCCATCAGGTCGTGTAGCGATCTCGATCAGCCCTCCCACCAAACCCGGCCAGCTGGGCCTGTACACCAATGTGTATGCAGATAACCTGCAGGGCACCATGCTGGCCTCATTCACACCCTCGGGTCACGGCTGCTGCTACCATCCAAACGGTGTCCCGCGCTTCGTCATGAGTCCCGAGGGAGGCATGCTCATGGAGCCAGACGGAACCATCTCCAAACAGTGGTCCTGGCCAAAGACGGGGAAACTCCCCGTGACAGTGAATGTGCAG GTCACAGAGCTGCTTGTGCTCCGCTGTACAAACCTGTCCTCCGTTGCCCTGCACTTTGCCTGTCAGAAGGAGACAGCCAAGTTCAATGTTGGGCTGTATGCTGGGGCTGTGCAGCCAAAAGTGGAAGAAATG GGTTATCTGAAAACAGAAGGACCATTCATTTCCCAAGCAGCCAAAGAGTCAGTCAAAcccaagaagaaagaaaaggacagACTGAGAAGAGGATTTATCAAACCAAAG GAGAAGAGAGTTTCCCAGCAGATGGCTGAGCTGACCAAGATTCTGGAGCTGCCGGGAGACAAGGACGAGTTTTTCTCCCAGGCAGAGAAGGACCTGGTCAGACTGCAGCGTAAAGTCAA GAACCTGATTGATGATTGGATGGAGCACTACCGTATCGCCATGCACATCAGGTCTCCCCACCTCGCCACGCTGTCGCACCGTCCTGGTAAACAGTCTGCCCGACGTACGATCCAGTCCGCCCGCCCCGCCGCGAAGACTCCTCTGACCTCGCTCTTCCACCAGATCTCCAAGGATGAGGATGGGGATGAGGAGGGGGAGAAGGTGGAGGAGAGGAACCCTCCCACCAAGCACCAGTCCTTCCGCTCCCCATCAGCACCACCGCGGCACATGATACAGGAGAGGCCGCTGACGGCAGCCTCGTCACGGCCCTTCAGCTCAGCAGAGGCGCTGTCAAGAAAGGGTGAAACAGACTCCAGAGTGCGTCTGGATCTGGGGAGTGCTAAAGAGGGAGAGCCCAAGTCCCAGGCTGGGTCTGCCAAGACAAGGCAGCAGTCCACTTCCAGTGCAGG GTCTCCGATGCGAGCTCCCTCAAGCCTCTTCCCAAAGAGTGCCAGCCATGCCAACCTGTCCACCCCCGAGCGTGTGCGTACCCCGCTGCGGGAGGGCTGCCCCGTCTCGCTGCGTGCTGAGATCCTGGGAGAGGGCATCCTGGCCTGCAAGTGTAGCAAGCACAAAGTTCCGCTGGTCATGGACCTGGAATTCGACCGTCTCCTCAAGGAGTTTCTTCCCAAGAACCAGCTGATAATCATCGCTGTCACCTCTACGTACTACACGAACGCTAACCCGTGTGATTCCATGTTAGAACGGATGTACATAGACCGGAACAAAAACAGGACGATGCCTTGCGTGCAGAGCCGGTCCGATCCCTTCAGAATATTCAAGTACGACATGGCGGTGGCGGCTGAGCGGACGGACTATGACCAGCCACTGCTGCTGAGGAGACACAACGCCGTGGCAGGCATGTTCCTGATGTACTACAGCGGGAAGCTGCTCTTCTGTGACCACATCTTCAACGGCTATGGTAACGCAAAGAAGGACCTCGTCAAGCAGATACTGAAGACCAAGCATGATGCCAAAATGGGAAACTTCCTGCCAGCTGACTTCCGATTTTG CCCCAGCAGAGGGAAGGCTGGTCCCCGTGCCGCCTGGGGAGGAGAGATCGGGGGGACAGGGATAGGGAAGAGTGGCAAGCCAGGACTACCCAGAGATGCCAGGTCAGACAGAACATCGTCTATCTCCAGCGTCGACTCACGGGAATTCTATGTGGATGCAAATCGCTGGAG CCAAGGCACGGCGCGAGACGTGGTCACCCTCAGCCTGTCTAAAGACTACTACTTCTTACGGGAGGAGCAGCTCCGTACAGCCAACCCCAGCACAGCCAAACTCCAACCTGTACCATCTGTAGGAGCCGGGCTGTAG